The Serpentinimonas maccroryi genome has a segment encoding these proteins:
- a CDS encoding YgaP family membrane protein has protein sequence MQTNVGSADRIVRVVGGVALIALAATGTVGAWGYIGVVPILTAAVGWCPAYLPFGINTCKTRD, from the coding sequence AGCGCAGATCGTATCGTGCGCGTGGTGGGTGGGGTGGCGCTGATCGCGCTGGCCGCCACGGGCACCGTGGGCGCTTGGGGCTACATCGGCGTCGTGCCGATCCTGACTGCGGCAGTGGGCTGGTGCCCGGCTTATCTGCCCTTTGGCATCAACACCTGCAAGACCCGGGATTGA